GGCAATGACTACCCCTCTGACCGGCTGATTATTCTCATTCGCGGCAACAGTGGAGATTTGCCTCGGAATCACTAGATTCGGTGTCGCATGGGCTGTGGGCTGAGACACCAGGTTGAGGTCCTTAGTGGGCTGCAGAATTGGGCTTGGGTTGGGTTGCTTAGCAGAGAAACAGTCCCGGGCAATGTGGCCCCAACGCTTACATGTCCTACACTTAATTCTATTAGTGCAGCTTGGCCTAAGATGTCCATGTAGGAGGCACCTGACGCAATAAAGCACATTAAAAGCGCTTTGAATGGGCGGATTGCCCGCCCTCGCATTATTGTCCTGGAGTGACTCCGGGCGACGATCACAGTCGGAAGGATGAGTACCATGATGCTGGTGAGGTTGATCTTGAGATCTGATCGGGGTGGGAGCATGTTGGATGTAAGTAGTGGGTGATCTAAGAGCCTGAAGGTAAGATTTTCTAGGGTGATTGCGGAAGACATGTGTCCATTCATCTTCCTTTTCTTGAAGATATTGATCGAGTTCCCAGGAAGAATTAGGGCCCCCAGAGCCCCAAAGGAGAAAGTTGACATTGAGAAGAGGTAGAGAGATGTTACCTCCTTTTATGATAGAGAAACCCACTTCTTTGGATGAGACCGAGAACCGAAAAGACCAATTTTGAAGCAATTGAACTTTGAACAGGGATGCCTGGCCACCAAAACAGGACAGGAGGATAGTGGCAACAGATTCCACCGTGAGCCTGATCGACGAACGGGTGAACTCAGCAACCAAAATGAATTTTTCCATATCTTTACCTTCTTCATAGTTGATGGGTACCCCCCACTTCCTCCACACATCCGCAGCGAAATCTTGACCTATGTCAAAATTCAGATCTGCGAGAGCCATCGGATTGTCTATGGTGGCCGCCGTGTCCGGAGTGAAGCACGGCGAGTCCTCCACGTCCGGGTGGCCGGCGGAGGGGCTAGGAGGCGGAGGGGCTAGGCAAACGTCGGGCCGTAGTACCCTCGCCAAGCGGGCTGATCGCCTTGCGTAGCTTTCCCTCTTCCGATCCTCAGAGGAGGCCAACGTGGTCTCAGTTCATCCCGGAAGCATAATGGTGAGACTAGGTTGagttttttcccttttctttcctCCATTAAGCTTTATAATTATGGTGTATGTGTGTCAAAGCAAACCATATATACATAGTGATTGTTATATAGAGGTTCACATGTATAGCGTATGTGCATGCACGAGATACCAGTTCTAGTCATTCATATGTTTGTAGACAAACTAATAACAGTAGGTAACATCAATCATGCGACACAAATAATACTTTCTCCCTGTTGGGTTTCGATGGGCTGGGTATTGAATATAACTGAAAGGGCATAATTAGTTAGTCAACTCAGGACAAATAGTTTCTATGTGGTTCATTGGATGTGAATCCGACGGTTCAGAGAACAATCAACTAAAACATATAAACTTTTCAGGCACCTGAGCCGTAGGTGCTCCTAATGAGTTGTATTTTCATATTTTGTATGTTTGGTTATCTATATATAAGtagttttctctataaacttggtccAAGTTTGCtaaatttgacttttcaaaaatCTATATGTACTACACtatggaaatggagggagtactactagtaaacATACTCTAGCTCTGTAATGAGGTAACTGAAACCCCCCTCTCAATGCTCAAGATATATCAGTCCAAAACCACAAGAAGTTAAAAACCGAATACTTCAATTCTCGGATAGAAAATTATCTCTGCAAAAGTAAGACATAGATAGTCTTAACGATGATCCATGTTGAAATAGCTACAAGAAAGATCTGAACAAACCTGTTCAAAAGTCCCCTTAGAAATCATTAAGACAGCAACAAAGTTTCCATACCACAATTGCAAGATGATAAGACCGACTACGAGCATGGAAAAGCAAAATCACTTCCTAAAAGTTCAGGGAAGATCCCAGAAATTCTTGAGCAGTATGAGGACGATGTTCACGTTGCGCTTGGTGCCCTTGCTGATCGCGTGCGCGGCCAACTCACTGGCAAGTGCCTTCGCACAGGGAGGGCCGCTGCTGTTTGTTGGCTTCTTGTCCCACGACATGATGATCCGTGGCATGCTCAATCTTCTCTGGATGAAGGCGCACGCGTCGCCTGGAGTGACGACGTCCCAGAGCGCACTGGTGGCCAGGATCAGGAACTTGTCCCCTGGCTTCCGCTTCACTGCGACGACCTCAGGTTCCGGGACAGCGACAGTAGCCCTAAACTTTGAGCTCCCTGTATAttaggaggtgtgtctttttagcATGGTAGAAAACTAGGTCTAAAAAAAGCATGGTAGAAAACTAGAAATTAAACACATGAGGATACGGGTGTCNNNNNNNNNNNNNNNNNNNNNNNNNNNNNNNNNNNNNNNNNNNNNNNNNNNNNNNNNNNNNNNNNNNNNNNNNNNNNNNNNNNNNNNNNNNNNNNNNNNNNNNNNNNNNNNNNNNNNNNNNNNNNNNNNNNNNNNNNNNNNNNNNNNNNNNNNNNNNNNNNNNNNNNNNNNNNNNNNNNNNNNNNNNNNNNNNNNNNNNNNNNNNNNNNNNNNNNNNNNNNNNNNNNNNNNNNNNNNNNNNNNNNNNNNNNNNNNNNNNNNNNNNNNNNNNNNNNNNNNNNNNNNNNNNNNNNNNNNNNNNNNNNNNNNNNNNNNNNNNNNNNNNNNNNNNNNNNNNNNNNNNNNNNNNNNNNNNNNNNNNNNNNNNNNNNNNNNNNNNNNNNNNNNNNNNNNNNNNNNNNNNNNNNNNNNNNNNNNNNNNNNNNNNNNNNNNNNNNNNNNNNNNNNNNNNNNNNNNNNNNNNNNNNNNNNNNNNNNNNNNNNNNNNNNNNNNNNNNNNNNNNNNNNNNNNNNNNNNNNNNNNNNNNCGTCACAGGTGAAAGGAAAACTATGGAAATTGCAGGcacaaataaacaagaaaacaTGAGAGTAATTAAGACTCATGCAACTATTTTCCCCAAAAAATGCACAGTTTAGACGTTAGACTTACGAAAAGCGCGGCGACGCATAATCTGTTCAAGTCTGCTGGCCACATCACCTCCTCCGTTTTGTGGCTGCACATATATACATTATGAACCGTGTAAGTTTTTTCTCTCTCGAGATAAGCTCAAGCAAAGTACATAATTAACTAGCATATTAAACATTACTCATGTGCAATTTTCTATAGATTATAAACTATTACAATTTGGGGCTGAGTGACTTTACAAGAACacccatttcaaaaaaaaaagctAAATAGCTCAAACACTAACACAAAAGCAGCTGGAAGTAATTGAAGTAAGACCAACACCTATCATGCATAATAAACACAGAACAATAATGACATATATGATGCGAGAATGAGTTTAATGCCTGGGAGCAAAGTTAAGCATGCACTCAGGTGCATTAAACTAAATTTTAGCTACTGTTGGAGATCCAATTGCATCTTTCATACCCAACATTGTACCGAAGTACTGATACATATGGTTGATATCCACATCTTTGTCTCAAATGCCTTATATATGTCATCTGTCATATTTTTATCAAATATACAAGTGCAACATGAACATGTAATATATATCATATGATAAAATTGAATATATGACATACTGCAGGTATATATCATATGATAAAAATGATTATAATGAAGGATGGTGAGGAGGACGAAGAAGCAATGCTACTTATAGGCAGCAGCCAACGCCATGCTTTGACacacatttttcttttctttttgaaaaggacGATATACCCATGGCCTCTGTGTTAGATGATGCACACAACTATATTATTAACAACATGCATAATGTCTGCCAAAGAGAGTGCATCCATAATGCCTGATGCCATGATTTTCATCCACCACTCTACTGGCCTGCGAACATAGAACTAGCCGTAAAAGGAGAAGACGCCGGAAAGAGCGAAGTCATCACATTGATCAATTTCTATAAGCATGCATTCCTGTTGTACTTAAGTTAGTAGCTGTTAGGAGAAATGTTGGTCAGGCAGCTGCTAGTTGACAGCTCCTAGTTCAAGTACAAACACAAATAAATAAATGCATTCCGAACGTTATATATATGCTTAGTCATGGATATTTGCACTTTACTTTCTGAAAAACAAATCACAGCTAGAACAAGTACATATATAGTTCTTTAATGGGAAAAGTTGGTGAatttcttatatttttttactGTTAATTAGGAGAAGTATGGATCTGCCAGCTGCTAATTCAAGTACCAACACAGGTAAATAAAtaccttctcgctctcatttgtcctCACATAGAATAGAACAGACGCTTGCACGACCTAGTCGTTCAATTCAAAAGGTGCACACAGAGCCAAACGATACCTACCGGTAGATTTGTGCTAGCACACCAGGCATTCCGGCTGTACAAAATGAACAATATTACATAACTATACTAGCTAGCTGATCCCCTTCTTTGCTGCCTACAACTTTTGGTGTTTCTTCGGTCCAAATTTTATGCTTAGGGGTACAAGTTGTATAATAATGTGTAGCTTAAAACTCTTTGAACAATCCAAATAAATAAGAGATCAACCATAACCTAAGGCATATCCCATTTAATTCATAACATCATATGTAGATTAAAACTTGAGAACTGAAACGTAACGGAAACGGAACATAAACTGAATTTCTGAGATGGTGTTGGGTGAAGAAAGATTAGAGTGAAAGGTGGAAGCATTACCATAGGCGTGTGCTCGGGGGTGAGCGGCACGGCCTCATAGCCGCGGTAGATCACGGCCCTAGAAGCGCCGCGGTTGGCGAGCACGAAGTAGTCCTCCAGAACCAGCACGGCGAGAGCCCCGGAGCCGACGCGCGCAGGAGCATCGATGCCACTACCGCCACCGATGAGCACCTCTTTGTCCACCTGGCGGAAAGCGTCCACGATGAGTGTCTTCCACCAGCCCTCGACGTCGTTTTGATCCCGCGGGGCCTTGGCGAGCAGGTCCCGCATAATCTCCTCAGCGACGGCGACGTGCAGCCGCTCTTCCATGAGCTTGGAGAACATGGAGCCCAAGATCCCGTCGAAGACCCCGAAAAAATCAAGTCCCATCGGCGGGGACAGCACCGTGAACGACTTGACGATGGCGACGGCGTCCTTCAGCATCGGGAGCCGGTCGTTGCGAATGGCGGTGCCGTACGAGAGGTACATCTGCGGGCATTCTCCCCACATCGGCACCGCCTGTTCCGGGACATCATCGAGATCGATGTCCATGGAGGCTACCTGGCTGCTCTTGTGCTTCCCAACGCTAAAACTGTACCTACCGAGCCCCTCAAATTTTAACCTGCTGGCGGAGGAACGCCCCGGCCGGCCTTACCTTTGTAGAGGTTTCGTATATGTGGGTGTGTGTATCACATGACGGGAATGCCAGTAACGCGACGCTGTAGAACCACTGAACTGGAACCTGCCGCGATGTGGAGCTATCTGGGTCGTATCGCAGCTGGCGATTAATGGTTGCCAATTTTAATCGTCTTCTAGTTAATTCTGCGCTGGCAGGTTCACTGGATCTGCTCAACAGCTCAAGGAAAATTTTTGGTACATATAGTAAACATTAATCACAAGGGAACGCCTATCTCTTTGTTGTTTCCAAATTTCCATATTTCCCGGCCCCTCTTTGTCATGTTTCAGTGAGCCGCGGACTGGCGTCACGCCTGGTTTGGATGCATGGGCAAGCGGCCCAGCCCAACATATGGCTGGGTGCTTCTTCATTTAATCTTCATTTTTCGTTTCGATCATCGTTGCAATCATGCAGCATTATGGATGAACCATGAAACCGGACTGGTGAACCACACGCACTCAACGAAAACAGAGGAAAAACTTAGGTGTTGAACTGACAATAATAAAACGGAAATCATATCTGGCGCATGTCAGATATGAGACATTTCCCAGCAAACGTCCTTTACGCCGTCCATTCACTTTGCACGAATCTTAGGGCACTTTCCCCGCATCGTCAGCTTTGGGCAATGGTTCGCTCGGGGGGGATAATTACATGAATGAGTCGTGGATATACCCTACCCTAGTTGACCCCGATCCCCAGtcagttttcctcttccccactccaCTGAGCAAGTGAGGCCAACTTCAACCCAtgactgtcggagtaaataaccacgggtagcctagccggctcccccctgGCTCTTCAGCAAAATTATAGACCGATCGAGCCTTCAAGCATCTAaggcgtggggccgccttcccccagccGGCTACCTTTCAGTCCGGCTGCAAGAAGGTGGCCCGGCCCTAAAAACCTCGTAAAGAAAGCTAAGAGAGGGCCGGCTCTAAGAAGCCGGccgtgagaaggccgactccaagaagccggcccccctccagcaggcggccaagatcgtgcccttagagtctgcacccacataacggtgatgagacggggcatggctacagtgaagcctgccacccccgaatcccgaaaCGCGCATGACCATAGTGCGCAgtacggggcggccatcacccgtccggcgcgacactgttgccatgttgaccatgacgtcacccacggcgagctgttagtacgacccgtgggtggcgggccccctcagtcagggagacgcctaaaggcggccaggcctcccccagtcggcctgggGTATGGCCGACTCCCAATAGCCGGCTAGTTCACTCCCTCGAAGGAGGCGcctcattaaggagataagacgaggtaaggctacagcgatAAGCCGCCcggcggcagcactgtagccatgcttaccacgacaaagccctcgtcaccaaaggcgaggcaacagtaaccagcctccgacaagacccccgagcggtgggaccggcctgtcaaccagaaggccggcagccggcggggtccaccagtcggcgggccccatcggtcggcggagaagccggcgagtgtagacacagacaactagggcccatgcccagccggattaccattgtacccctggagggtaggcctatataaacccccccagggcacccatgcaggggGATCCTTTTTcagtagttttagacaccacatcgaGAGGAGAagcgagctagccttgcccttcttcatcctttcaccgaacagctcaaggagcctcttgtagctacttgtcgatctagtgaccatgcggagaccccgtagagcagcagtaggggtgttatctccacggagagccctgaagctgggtaagatccgccggcgtgcatgccttcgccttatctcgtttccaagcaccggcgatgttttattggctcccacaatgataagccacccgttggcatatgtcgcaccaaccacccggcatttggcgcccaccgtggggccaggtgcaccgtcgtccggagacctgttctggacgggaaccctcttcctttcCAGCGAGCGTAGCCGGCCCGGCTCGCccaatggcgcttgccccgacgcgctgcaaggcgtcaccgacgcctgcgcggcgagctgcctcgccgatcttcttggcgaggctcgcatctccgccGAGCCCGCGTCGACGCGGGCACGggctgccccgagagccacctcgtcagcctcctcgaccaactccacgtctccggcgagcttgccgcggacttggagtcggttggctccaccgacccgatgcttgtcgactctgacacggtgtcgcttgacgccttccccaccaacgtagtaatcatcaacgaccctcttcctcgagccgacagcaGCGGCAGCGCCATCATCGAGGTACTGGTCATCAGCCATGGCGCCGCCTCTGGCGAAAACACCCACGACGCCCTGCAGACGGTGCTGCACGACTTGTCCACCCCCatcccggccgatgccgacgccaagacactggaggcgcgccgcctcgccctcgttgcggagggccagaagctagcctccatgagacgcctcgccgAGGCTCACCAGCGTGAAGTCGACCGCGCCGCTTTCGGCACACCGCTtcccgacgggccgagccgcgtCAGCGTCATCAAGAAACGCGGCGTGGCTATCACCGACATGCTGGGagcagaccgcccagtctatgccacgcctctcgagaacctacgcgccgcccaggcggccgcagaCGAACTGAATGGACTGGggcccgacgagctcccctacatgaccagacgcatctagCAGCTTATCGATGCGGCCATAGAGCGGCATGAAGCCGGTGTCCACGCTGAAAGTCCTCCCCCATGCCGAGAGCACGGTGCGACGTCTCGAACACCGACTGCGGGCAACACCCGCGCAAGGAAAGAAAAGGagacggctgccagccgcagccggactcgaatctccatcgagcgtgacgagaaggccgccctcgagctgtggagtggcggggcgacccgcctcctcctccgcctcgtgggaaGAGATATCCtactccgccgcctgtcacgcatccgactctcagcgaccGACTGGGccaccgcgaaggagtcggcgagaatgacgcccgccaccggaacgaccgcctagcgcgatccctggctctggaagaagaagatgatgtcggcccgccttgcttcggcccccgcttccgcgacgagcccttccccaaagggttctcgctcccaagagacacgcccaagtacaaccgctccgtgaagccggaagattggttgatcgactactccacagcggttCACATAGCGAACGGTAACGGGCGTTTTGCCGTGAAGTATGTctccctcatgctccaaggcatggtgcgcacctggctcaatagcctcaagccttacagcatcaacagctagctagacttcacagaagccttcatccgtaacttcaccaggacctacaagcaggctcccaagccccgacagctctccttgtgtgtccaagggcccaacgaatcaactcgcgactacctcacgcgttgggccgagctccacaattcctacgaaggggtgcacgaggttcaagctatagagcacttcaccaccgggtgccgagaaggcaccctcctcaagcaccgactcctctacactactagggaaaaccttatacatagaatcttagcagcagcgcgacataaaaacaggcgctgctgctaagaagtagcagcgcggctacggaaagctcgctactggtgcaaacttagcagtagcgcgtgacgcttaaactgcgctgctacaaaaatccaccgacagtacacaacgacataagtttaccagtagcgcggtgccagggagcgcgctgctgctaatgccatagtagcagcgcgcttttttgtcacctcactgctgctaattttgaaaatgtgcacagggttggcccgtttagcagtagcgcgtgataggaaagcgcgctgttgctacgctcttagcagcagcgcgctttctctcccgcgctactgctaagacgcaagacccaccaccttttccacctcccctccccatctcctctcctccctttcccctaccctcccacatcctccctctctcactcttcttcttcctcaatacttctccccccattactctccctcttctacctacctttctctctcttcattactcctagctatatataactacaccacctccattaattcatctcctttctctttttcctccccctccactagttgaagttgtctcctcccaaattagctagctaggtagatgtagcatttagttaagtgacctatttgccccctaactagatctttctttgtcaagaagagctttgtgcacttttgacctccctacatcatcatctccaccatgtgcttgatctcgagatagaggtgtgattaatatttcatgcttttgcaaaatggaaatatgtttatgcatgtgtgtgtgatatttttatggaaattgtgtgtgtggcatgagttgacgccaaattgtgcatttgagttgcctatgttttgccgaaatgtcgatttatttccgtttcgacgaattccgggcaaactctagatctatatatgtccgagaaaattccttatttaacactgtcttaaaatctggttccttatttgacactggaaaagtttttctttactatttgacactagtcctaaattttattccctatacgacacttccgtccattttgagcctaaatgacacctgaaaagacaaTTTTGCCCCTCATGCGGTATGTGTGTGCACGCATGTGTGTTATTGCGTGTGTGGGTGCACGCCcacatgtgtgctgctgctgcatgtgtgtgtgcatgtgtgccgctgcgtgtgtacgtgcgcgcgtgtgtgtgtgctgTTGCGTGCCTATGTGCTGCCTGTGTGTGTGCTGCTgctacgtgtgtgtgtgtgcgtgctgtgtgcgtgtgtgttgctgcgtgtgtgcgtgcgcgtgcatgtgtgttgctgcgtgtgtgcgtgcgcgtgcatgtgtgttgctgcgtgtgtgtgtgcacATGCGTGTGCGTGTTGTTGCGTATGTGTGCGCATGCGTGTGTgttggtgcatgtgtatgtgttgctgcgtgtgtgctcCTGCCCTCGCACTGGTGCTGCGTGTGTGCGCTATTGCCCCccacacacataccacatgaggggcaaaatagtcttttcaggtgtcatttaggctcaaaatgaacgaaaatgtcatatagggaataaaatttagaacttgtgtcaaatagggaagaattttttttccagtgtcaaataaggaagcagattttaagatagtgtcaaataaggaattttctctatatgtcctacttttaaggaaggtcatgccgaatttttgtatgactttgatgaatgcacgcatttttataatcaatttgtttattattaccgtgcagagttcacgatggtcagtggaacgatggtggacaggtggttgcggtcggcggtgtaggacatgaaggaaaataacctgacagaggttttatgtctgtgtcgaaaatgcaaaggaatagtttggcttgacccccatgtcgatggtcgtgtcgaagcgcacctgctcatgactggtttcatggatggctatacttggtggataactgaagatgaggatgacgatgttgaggatgccgacggggcaggcaatgatgacacggggcaagacgaagagatgatcgataatggcggcggggaagaggccggacatggcggtggagaaggggccggccatggcggcggagagaacgacatggactccacgcagtagagttcgtcggtactaagttcaatcgtgcgggaccctcatgttcaagcattgcttcgcaaggagacgagtactgagagagctgcttctagagaggaggctaagctagagcaactggtggtagactcgaccactccattgtatgatggttgcaatcctgaggtgacccgcttgagtttcacgctccaagtgctgaagacgaaggctaaaaacaaatggaccgacactagcctcgatgagcatctcaagtacctaaaggatgttcttcccgagggtaatctatgtcctagtagtgttgatgaggccaagaagatcgtgtgccctcttgatgtgccacatgttagataccatgcatgaatcaacgattgcataatttatcggaaggagcacgcggaaaaaacaagttgtccggtgtgcaatgcttctcgatacaagaaggccgggaagaaatgtccccagaaagtggtatggtacttactgatcactccccgtctccagaggtattttgtagatcccaaggaagcaaagctaatgcgctggcacgcggagaggaagaagcccaacaatggagatgatccgaagctgagacacgtcaaggatggaagccagtggagagcgttgaacaacttctattggtattttgaatgtgatgcaaggaacatcgtgctccgcgcgtgtaccgatggcatgaatccgtttggcaaccatagcacatggcccatgtttgtatggatgtacaacctccccctggttgtgcatgaaatcgaagtacattcacatgagc
The Triticum dicoccoides isolate Atlit2015 ecotype Zavitan chromosome 3A, WEW_v2.0, whole genome shotgun sequence genome window above contains:
- the LOC119271390 gene encoding protein phosphatase 2C 56-like translates to MDIDLDDVPEQAVPMWGECPQMYLSYGTAIRNDRLPMLKDAVAIVKSFTVLSPPMGLDFFGVFDGILGSMFSKLMEERLHVAVAEEIMRDLLAKAPRDQNDVEGWWKTLIVDAFRQVDKEVLIGGGSGIDAPARVGSGALAVLVLEDYFVLANRGASRAVIYRGYEAVPLTPEHTPMPQNGGGDVASRLEQIMRRRAFRSSKFRATVAVPEPEVVAVKRKPGDKFLILATSALWDVVTPGDACAFIQRRLSMPRIIMSWDKKPTNSSGPPCAKALASELAAHAISKGTKRNVNIVLILLKNFWDLP